TCGCGGAACAGCTCAATCTCGATTGTCCTCTCCAAGACTTTGATTGGAATCATTGGCAAGCCCCTGATCCGGAAGACATCAAACGACTGTTCTCCTCGAACCCCAACAATGCGGAGCAATTTCTGAGGTCAGCTGTAGTGGTTGCTCTCGCTGATGGGCATCTCAGCCAAGTGGAACTTGACTTACTGCATATATGGGCCGAAGCGCTTGGCGTTAAAAGAGAATTGATCAGCAGCTTGGTTCCCTGCTCAACTGGGGGCACTCAGCCATGGAAACCATTAGCGCCCCTGAAAAATTGGCTTGATGATCTGGACCCCGGTGACGAGAGGATTTCATCCTTCATTGTTCACCTGATTCCTTCCCAGTGCCCGTTTGAGCGCGACATCATTTTGTTTGGTCGCAAGCTGGTACACATTCCACCGATGTGCAAAATCAACCCTTTGTACGAGCAGCTTGTGGCACTGCGGTTTCGTTGCCTTGGTCATCTATCAATGGATGAGCAATTGCGGATCAGCTGTCGCGATTCGGCAC
The Synechococcus sp. CC9311 DNA segment above includes these coding regions:
- a CDS encoding Mo-dependent nitrogenase C-terminal domain-containing protein, producing MPILNLAFEDEARSTWLAALHQLALVDGDFDPEEQRLLAEQLNLDCPLQDFDWNHWQAPDPEDIKRLFSSNPNNAEQFLRSAVVVALADGHLSQVELDLLHIWAEALGVKRELISSLVPCSTGGTQPWKPLAPLKNWLDDLDPGDERISSFIVHLIPSQCPFERDIILFGRKLVHIPPMCKINPLYEQLVALRFRCLGHLSMDEQLRISCRDSAQV